A portion of the Apium graveolens cultivar Ventura unplaced genomic scaffold, ASM990537v1 ctg5069, whole genome shotgun sequence genome contains these proteins:
- the LOC141702423 gene encoding uncharacterized protein LOC141702423 gives MDKAMMLLLQRASRKGADGMQAGSSRGGPSSAGHSVSIELIDAPGNKVVNDAEKVVHDPVVADVNPRKRNRREIEEENIGGDDIVENITVGGGINKTITFIGSRALITNTIDPRSRKEVMRAEIQPSERWTGGSTVPLRVFKLVQLSQDSVAYTGRRRDELADRCKGRIGRFLSDFMHVLDEYQSDDESEVRSKLEVEVSALKGEKKRLGSSCLDLEKKVSDLSSTNTTMSKRVTELESIEKSSNKKILELEGRLRDVESERDELKVKCEGLDRQVGGMDQSYKLIMEENATLKAEVEKAVEDIANALGDGYGRCVTRMKNAGFDTSGHSFEDYIRELAASRPDDPTGGS, from the exons ATGGATAAAGCCATGATGTTGCTGCTTCAACGTGCTTCGAGGAAGGGTGCCGATGGGATGCAAGCCGGATCTTCGAGGGGTGGGCCATCTTCAGCTGGACATTCTGTTTCTATCGAACTTATAGATGCGCCAGGTAATAAAGTGGTGAATGATGCTGAGAAGGTTGTTCATGATCCTGTAGTTGCCGACGTGAACCCTCGCAAGAGGAACCGTCGTGAGATAGAAGAAGAAAACATTGGGGGAGATGATATTGTTGAGAATATTACAGTAGGTGGTGGGATCAATAAGACTATAACGTTTATTGGGAGTCGAGCCTTGATTACCAACACAATTGACCCTCGGTCGAGGAAGGAAGTGATGAGGGCGGAGATCCAGCCGTCGGAACGTTGGACCGGAGGTTCGACGGTGCCTCTAAGGGTTTTTAAGTTAGTTCAGCTTTCTCAAGACTCTGTTGCCTATACCGGTCGTCGTCGTGACGAGCTTGCTGATAGGTGCAAGGGTCGAATTGGCCGG TTTTTGTCTGATTTCATGCATGTCTTGGATGAATATCAATCCGATGATGAGAGTGAGGTTCGAAGCAAGTTGGAAGTCGAGGTGTCGGCATTGAAGGGGGAGAAAAAGAGGCTGGGATCTAGCTGTCTGGATTTAGAGAAGAAAGTGAGTGATTTGTCATCGACAAACACGACCATGTCGAAGCGCGTTACGGAGTTGGAGTCGATAGAAAAATCATCGAACAAGAAGATACTTGAACTCGAGGGTAGACTTCGAGATGTTGAGTCAGAGCGTGACGAGCTGAAGGTTAAGTGCGAGGGTTTAGATAGGCAAGTTGGCGGAATGGATCAGTCCTATAAGCTGATTATGGAAGAAAATGCTACGCTTAAGGCTGAAGTTGAGAAGGCTGTGGAGGACATCGCTAATGCTCTTGGGGATGGCTATGGGCGTTGTGTTACCCGTATGAAGAATGCAGGGTTCGACACTTCGGGGCATTCTTTCGAGGATTATATTCGCGAACTTGCTGCCTCGCGACCTGATGATCCAACTGGAGGTTCTTGA